A region from the Drosophila ananassae strain 14024-0371.13 chromosome 2L, ASM1763931v2, whole genome shotgun sequence genome encodes:
- the LOC6501162 gene encoding putative elongator complex protein 1 has protein sequence MRNLKLQYCKELDTDVAEARQLLLQPEFNGEASDTVFIVTDSQLYSSDARSKVIADLPDIVGAEFLQLDNVICLASGAGEVLLVNPETGATTEGTYCDVGIERMAWSPNQEVVAFVTRTHNVVLMTSTFDVIAEQPLDAELSEDQQFVNVGWGKKETQFHGSEGKQAAKQAGGDQGASQDWELLNKDIQIAWRGDGALFVVSFVAAQVGRTFKVYDIDGKLQHTAEKSANLQEALAWRPAGNWIALPQRFPNKSTIALFEKNGLRHREIVLPFDLQEEPVVQLRWSEDSDILAIRTAAKDEERVYLYTIGNYHWYLKQVLTFGPEDPLALLQWDTRMGAEHTLHILRKSGKHLVYRWAFAIDRLKNSGIVGVIDGKRLLLTDFSKVVVPPPMSQRVLQLEENVNAISWNDGCLCVYTSDRKLHFYDPIRQLVGKEPQAFQLGPDAELSKLPLANLTYFNCDYLIATHSSGDSTTLLLINKEPDEDEVNEQGVPCYKLQSSLRINGLVNALAVGEFDKFYVQTVKNGHSYEIDLTTFNTFKVERTHVQLTQPADQIEWFYLNSESTGGLITLRSQQLLHIDGQRIAEDVTSFCVVGNYLAYTQLNALHFVRLRDRRQMASRNIERGGKLVTAVAKEARVVLQLPRGNLEAICPRVLALELVGDLLKRKEYLAAMEMLRKQRINLNIICDHNVKQFVATVDVFLRQIKNSQWLCLFLSELQNEDYSKGMYSSNYEVGKQSYPEDYRVENKIEYLCRLLGERMELATDPSDIERFRLPLITAHVKLGHMEQALQLIWREKQSDAALADQMLKYLLYLVDVNDLYNVALGTYDFGLVLFVAQKSQKDPKEFLPYLNELKALPVDYRKFRIDDHLKKYASALSHLADCGEEHYEEALEFIKKHELYTAGLKCYKGQEDFHRSICVAYADHLRANARLENASLMYERGGQLQQALLSAKHTLDWQRVLVLAKKLNEPLDQVALSLVGPLQQQGRHLEAYELVKEHGGDRQKQLEVLLEGHLYGRAIYEAGLQDESLLSEKIAPALLGFGAQLQTSLQADLQLFLDYKQRLLDIRQKQAASGGAENDADMDIEEADLLSDTTSLHSSRFSGTSRGTGKTFRSSKNRRKHERKLLSLKPGNPFEDIALIDALHNHVTKIAQQQQPVRDTCKALLQITGSATSSSTTSTIDGDSLAASLQLEFKTLLKAVEAALDEIWIPELVGSGAAAQHLTGPNVDYLALQKEQRYALISPLKRFKPQLNLIDWQHEILQ, from the exons ATGCGCAATCTTAAGCTGCAATATTGCAAGGAGCTGGACACCGATGTAGCCGAGGCGAGgcaactgctgctgcagcCGGAGTTCAACGGCGAAGCCTCCGACACAGTCTTCATCGTAACAGACAGCCAACTCTACAGCAGTGATGCGAGGTCCAAAGTGATCGCCGATCTGCCGGATATCGTGGGAGCAGAGTTCCTCCAGCTGGACAACGTTATATGCCTGGCAAGCGGGGCAGGAGAGGTGCTGCTGGTCAATCCCGAGACTGGAGCGACCACTGAGGGCACCTACTGCGATGTGGGAATAGAAAGAATGGCCTGGTCCCCCAACCAGGAGGTAGTGGCGTTCGTCACCAGAACGCACAATGTTGTGCTCATGACGAGCACTTTCGACGTGATCGCCGAACAGCCACTAGATGCGGAGCTCTCAGAGGATCAACAGTTTGTCAACGTGGGTTGGGGCAAAAAGGAGACCCAATTTCATGGTTCTGAGGGGAAACAGGCTGCCAAGCAGGCTGGAGGAGATCAGGGAGCCAGTCAGGATTGGGAGCTACTAAATAAG GACATTCAAATTGCATGGCGTGGAGATGGAGCCTTGTTTGTGGTTTCCTTCGTGGCCGCCCAGGTTGGTCGCACCTTCAAGGTCTATGACATAGACGGCAAGCTGCAGCACACGGCCGAAAAGAGCGCCAATTTGCAGGAGGCGCTAGCCTGGAGGCCAGCTGGCAATTGGATAGCCCTGCCCCAGAGATTCCCCAACAAATCTACGATAGCTCTGTTCGAGAAGAACGGACTAAGGCATCGGGAAATAGTCCTCCCCTTCGATCTGCAGGAGGAGCCGGTGGTCCAGCTACGCTGGAGTGAGGACTCTGACATCCTGGCCATCAGAACAGCTGCCAAAGACGAGGAAAGGGTATACTTGTACACCATAGGCAACTACCATTGGTACCTGAAGCAGGTGCTCACCTTTGGCCCAGAGGATCCTCTGGCACTCTTGCAATGGGACACAAGAATGGGAGCGGAACACACGCTGCACATTCTCCGAAAAAGCGGCAAGCACCTGGTCTACCGCTGGGCCTTCGCCATTGACCGTCTGAAGAACAGTGGTATCGTGGGCGTCATCGACGGAAAGCGGCTGCTGCTCACGGATTTCTCCAAGGTTGTCGTTCCCCCGCCCATGAGCCAGCGCGTACTGCAGTTGGAGGAGAATGTGAACGCCATCAGCTGGAACGATGGCTGCCTATGTGTGTATACCAGCGACAGGAAGCTTCATTTCTACGATCCAATTCGACAGTTGGTTGGAAAGGAGCCCCAAGCATTCCAACTAGGACCCGACGCGGAGCTGTCCAAACTGCCTCTGGCCAATCTCACTTACTTCAACTGTGATTACCTAATTGCCACGCACAGCTCCGGCGACTCTACCACACTGCTGCTGATAAACAAGGAGCCTGACGAGGACGAGGTCAACGAGCAAGGAGTACCATGCTACAAGCTTCAGAGCTCCCTGCGAATCAATGGCCTGGTGAACGCACTTGCCGTTGGGGAGTTCGACAAGTTCTACGTTCAGACGGTGAAGAACGGGCACAGCTATGAGATCGACTTGACGACGTTCAACACCTTCAAAGTGGAGCGGACGCATGTGCAGCTGACCCAGCCAGCGGATCAGATCGAATGGTTCTACCTCAACAGTGAATCAACAG GCGGTCTCATCACTCTACGCTCTCAGCAACTGCTCCACATTGATGGCCAGCGCATCGCCGAGGACGTAACATCTTTCTGTGTGGTGGGCAACTACCTGGCCTACACCCAGTTGAATGCATTGCACTTCGTCCGCCTGCGGGATAGACGCCAAATGGCTAGCAGGAATATAGAGCGTGGCGGCAAGCTGGTAACTGCCGTGGCTAAAGAGGCTCGGGTGGTGCTCCAGCTGCCGCGCGGAAACTTGGAGGCTATCTGCCCCCGGGTCCTTGCTTTGGAATTGGTTGGGGATCTGCTGAAGAGGAAGGAGTACCTGGCTGCCATGGAAATGCTTCGCAAACAGCGAATAAATCTGAACATTATCTGCGACCATAATGTGAAGCAGTTCGTGGCCACCGTTGATGTCTTCCTGCGACAAATCAAGAACAGTCAGTGGCTGTGCCTGTTCCTCAGTGAACTGCAAAACGAGGACTACTCCAAGGGCATGTACTCCAGTAACTATGAAGTCGGAAAGCAGAGCTATCCAGAGGACTACCGCGTCGAAAACAAGATCGAGTACCTATGCAGGCTGCTGGGAGAGCGCATGGAGCTGGCCACGGATCCGTCAGATATAGAGCGATTCCGCCTGCCCCTGATCACGGCCCACGTCAAGCTGGGCCACATGGAGCAGGCTCTGCAGCTCATCTGGAGGGAAAAACAGTCGGATGCCGCATTGGCGGACCAGATGCTGAAGTACCTCTTGTATCTGGTGGATGTCAACGATCTGTACAATGTTGCCCTGGGAACCTACGACTTTGGACTCGTTTTGTTCGTAGCCCAGAAATCCCAGAAGGATCCGAAGGAATTCCTTCCGTATCTGAACGAACTAAAGGCCCTGCCCGTCGACTATCGCAAGTTTCGTATCGATGATCACCTCAAGAAGTATGCTTCGGCCTTATCCCATCTCGCTGACTGCGGGGAGGAGCACTACGAAGAGGCGTTGGAGTTCATTAAGAAGCACGAGCTATATACTGCGGGGTTAAAGTGCTACAAGGGGCAAGAGGACTTCCACAGGAGCATATGCGTAGCCTATGCGGATCACTTAAGGGCTAATGCCAGATTGGAGAACGCTAGTCTCATGTATGAGCGAGGTGGGCAGCTGCAGCAGGCGCTCCTCAGTGCCAAGCATACTCTAGACTGGCAGCGTGTTCTGGTCCTGGCCAAGAAGCTGAATGAGCCCCTCGACCAAGTCGCCTTGTCGCTGGTGGGTCCACTTCAGCAGCAGGGCCGCCACTTGGAGGCATATGAGCTGGTCAAGGAGCACGGTGGAGACCGGCAGAAGCAACTGGAGGTGCTCCTCGAAGGACATCTCTACGGCAGGGCAATTTATGAAGCGGGACTGCAGGATGAAAGCCTTTTAT CCGAGAAGATAGCTCCAGCTCTTTTGGGCTTCGGAGCTCAGTTGCAAACCTCCCTTCAGGCCGACCTACAGCTCTTCTTGGACTACAAGCAGCGACTCCTGGACATTCGACAGAAACAAGCTGCTTCAGGCGGTGCGGAAAACGATGCGGATATGGACATTGAGGAAGCGGATTTGCTGTCGGACACCACCAGTCTCCATTCCTCGCGTTTCAGCGGCACTTCGCGCGGCACAGG CAAGACATTCCGCTCGAGCAAAAACCGACGCAAGCACGAACGCAAGCTCCTTAGCCTGAAGCCAGGCAACCCCTTCGAAGACATCGCGCTCATCGATGCGCTGCACAACCACGTCACGAAGATCgcccaacagcaacagcctgTGCGTGACACATGCAAAGCGCTGCTCCAGATCACCGGATCTGCCACCAGCTCATCCACTACTTCAACCATAGACGGGGACTCGTTGGCGGCCTCACTGCAGCTGGAATTTAAGACACTGCTGAAGGCTGTGGAGGCGGCGTTGGACGAGATCTGGATACCGGAGCTCGTGGGCAGCGGAGCGGCAGCTCAGCATCTGACGGGACCCAATGTGGACTACTTGGCGCTGCAAAAGGAACAGCGCTATGCTTTGATAA GTCCCCTGAAGCGCTTCAAGCCCCAACTGAATCTGATCGACTGGCAGCACGAGATCCTCCAATGA